CAGTATGTGTTGGTGAGCTTAAGGTCCCGAGCCACCAAGATGTACTGGGGAATGACCACCACGAAGTAGGGAATAGTTAAAGTAGCTACAATAAATGAGAACACCAGGGCTTTAAACCGGAACTCGTACACGGCGAGGGCATACCCCGCCAGGGCGCTGAGCAAGAGACCTCCCAGGGTGTAGAGGCCAGAAACCACCACGCTATTCGCAAGCGCCCGGAGGAAGTTGGTGTCCGCCTGGAGGCTTGCCCAATTTTCCATAAAGGCATCCCCTGGCAGAAGCGGTACGGGCACGCGGAAAATCTCCTGCTCGGGATGGGTAGCGAACACCACCATAAGCCAGAGAGGCGCCAACCACAACAGGGCTAAGGGCAAAAGGCCAGCGTGCAGGGCCAAGGCAAACCAAAACCGCTGTCTTCTCATCGCTCCCTCCACAGGCGCATCTGCAAAAAGGAGAAAAGCGCCGCCAAGAGGGCCACCGTGTAAGCGATAGCCGAAGCGTAGCCGAAGTTAAAGCTCCGAAAGCCCTGCTGGTACAGGTACACGCCCAAGGTCATGGTGGCGTTGCCGGGCCCTCCCCCCGTAATCAGGAAAGGCTCGGTGAAAAGCTGAAGCGTGCCGATAATGGAAAGCACAAGGGCAAAGAGAAGGACCGGCCGTATACCTGGCAAGGTCACGTGCCAAAACCTTTGCCAAGGACCCGCCCCGTCTAGCTCGGCCGCCTCGTAAAGCTCCTTGGGAATGCTCTGCAACCCGGCCAAAAGGATAATGGCGTTATATCCCGTCCAACGCCAGGTCAGAGCAATCACGATTACGGCCATGGCCGGGCCAGGTGCATAGAGCCAGTCATACCCCGGGTGCCCTAACGCCCGGAGAAGCGCATTCACCGCTCCAAACTCCGTGTTAAAAAGGAGACGAAAAACCGCAGAGTACGCCACAGCCCCCACCACCACAGGGGCAAAGAAGGCGAAGCGGAAGAAACCCTTGGCGCGCAAGAGAGCTGAGTTCAAGGCCAAAGCGAGAAGAAGGGCCAAAGCCAGCATTAAAGGTACCTGTACGAGAAGAATGAAGAGGGTGTTTTTGAGGGCAATCCAGAAGAAAGGGTCTTGCAGGAGACGCCCCCAGTTGACGCCGGCCTCGAGGCGCCAGGGGTAAACCCGGGTATTCAAAAAGGAGAGGTACAAGGAGTAAGCGATGGGCCATGCCCAGAAAACAGCGAAGAGAAGGGTATAAGGCGTCAGAAAAAGTAAGGGAGCGATTCTCATGATTTAGAAAAAGGGGGCTATGGCCTGCGGCCATAGCCCCTTTCGGCTTTTATCGGGCTACAGGCAACCCCGTGGCCCGGCTAATCTGCCTGGCTGCCTCGTCCAACGCCTCCTTAGCCGTCTTGTACTTCCCAGCAAGGAAGTCCGCTTGGATGGCGGTCATGATCTGCCGCGCCTCCTGGAAGTACTGCGTGCCCCTCGCGGGCGGGATCCTGCCAAGGGTCCCCAAGATCAGTTGCCAGATGGGTTGGTTGCCCCAGTAGGGTTGGGGTTGCTTAACGTAGGGATCGTTCAACGCCGGAAGGTAGGAGGGAACTAAACCGTACTCCT
Above is a genomic segment from Thermus hydrothermalis containing:
- a CDS encoding carbohydrate ABC transporter permease; this encodes MRRQRFWFALALHAGLLPLALLWLAPLWLMVVFATHPEQEIFRVPVPLLPGDAFMENWASLQADTNFLRALANSVVVSGLYTLGGLLLSALAGYALAVYEFRFKALVFSFIVATLTIPYFVVVIPQYILVARDLKLTNTYWGVILPFLANALGVFYMRQVFLSLPSSLLDAARVDGAGEGRIFFQIALPLVRPSLAALALILFLNAWNDYLWPLLILSQKDMYTAPVALGTLIGLTRVSWGGIMVGSALMTVPFLVLFLFLQRYFVAGITAGAVKE
- a CDS encoding carbohydrate ABC transporter permease, with the translated sequence MYLSFLNTRVYPWRLEAGVNWGRLLQDPFFWIALKNTLFILLVQVPLMLALALLLALALNSALLRAKGFFRFAFFAPVVVGAVAYSAVFRLLFNTEFGAVNALLRALGHPGYDWLYAPGPAMAVIVIALTWRWTGYNAIILLAGLQSIPKELYEAAELDGAGPWQRFWHVTLPGIRPVLLFALVLSIIGTLQLFTEPFLITGGGPGNATMTLGVYLYQQGFRSFNFGYASAIAYTVALLAALFSFLQMRLWRER